In Malaclemys terrapin pileata isolate rMalTer1 chromosome 11, rMalTer1.hap1, whole genome shotgun sequence, a single genomic region encodes these proteins:
- the NDUFB3 gene encoding NADH dehydrogenase [ubiquinone] 1 beta subcomplex subunit 3 — MGHEHEHRHGKMELPDYKQWKIEGTPLQDVQERLARRGLRDPWLRNEAWRYMGGFAKPPTILDVLTKGFKWGFVAFVVALGVEYALFPPKKNGGHH; from the exons ATGGGGCATGAACATGAACATCGTCATGGGAAAATGGAACTCCCTGACTATAAACAATGGAAGATAGAGGGTACTCCGCTACAGGATGTCCAAGAAAGACTGGCTAGGCGGGGTCTTAGAGATCCATGGCTTCG cAATGAGGCATGGAGATATATGGGTGGCTTTGCAAAACCTCCCACTATTCTGGACGTTCTCACCAAAGGTTTCAAGTGGGGATTCGTAGCCTTTGTGGTAGCACTTGGGGTCGAGTATGCACTGTTTCCTCCGAAGAAAAATGGAGGACATCACTGA